ATAATTCAGTTGCGGAAACTCTTTACCAAGACTTCACTGTAGAAAATCAAGAGATTGAGGTTCATTCCAGCTAATGGCACAAATCAAGCCTCTTTTAGATGAATATGGTGTCATCCATGAAGCAATTAAGATTTTACCAGAGGAGTTAAAAGTTGATTTTCTCCAAGCTTTAGCTGAACTAGAAGATAATGAGTGTCATCGAACCAGAAGTTTTCCTAAAACTAGACTCCATAAAGTCACAGGTATTAAACAAGCAATATACAGAGCCGATATCGATAAAATATCAGGTTGGCGCATCCATATTCAATATATTGAAGGAAAAATACATTTAAAAGACATTATTGAAGGTCAACAACATGATGATGTGATTAAAGTTATTAAATCAAAGAGAGATAGATATGAGTAAGGGAGCATCCCACTTTTTTGCACGTCATTGCGTTCGCGTAGCGTGTCCGAAGGACTTACGGAACGAAGTAGAGTGAAGCAATCGCAAAATCTCCGACTAACAACAAACCTATGCGATTGCTTCGTCGTTCCTCCTCGCAATGACAATTATTCTCTTGTTGCAAAATAAAAACTGGGATGCACCCTATGAGTAATTCGTAATTCGTAGTTCGTAAAAATTACTGAGCTACTGGATTAATACTTTACAAGTAGGCGAAAAAATCTTCGGGAACTAATCTTAATTTACCAGATTTAAATTCAGAAATATCTACCCATAGTGCTTTATGTTGATGATTTTTGGATTCAGAAAATATCAAACTTTCCAATTGATAAAATTTAGAATCAACAAAATCACATTCATAAAGTTGAATGATTTCGTGTCCTTGCTTACCATTACAGATAAATATACTTTCTATGCAGCCTAAATAGTTAATATTTGTTAAGTCTGCTTGAATTTCTTCTTGAAATTCTCTTTTTAAAGCAGCTTGGCTAGTTTCGCCAAAGTCAACCCCACCACCTAAAGCTCGATAATAAGATTCTTGTTTGAGGGAATCGTAGCCTTGGGAAACAAAAATGCGTTCGCTTTGCGTACGCTTTGCGTACTCGCTATCCCGGATCAATCCTAAAGCTAATAGCCGAATTTTTCCTAGTTTGCTCATCTAAAAATCTCCGGGAATATGGAAACGTTTTTTTTAGCCGTAGTTAATTATCGTACATAGAGTGATTTGGGTTTTCACTATCCTCTACAGGCCAATCTTCATTTTCGCCACCGATGTATAATTCCTCAATAGCGACATATTCCTGATTTAACTGTTTGAGAGCATTGATTAAAATATCAAGAGCGATCGCATCAGCAGTTCCCATGTCAAACCAACAACGCGCCCACTGTCCTTCATACTCAAATTCTCCCATATTGTGCATCAGTGCCAGCAAACTTTTATCATACCCTTCTGGGTCATAATTCATGTAGCTGATTTCCAGTCCTGTTTCTTGAACTTGCAGATTTTCGGCATTAAATGCGCCCAATTTCCCCAAATAAAACCAGGAATTAAAAACTTCTTCTATGTATTGCTTTTCACGTCCAGAAGGAATTGTAGTGAATTTCAGCCAAATCCACACATCAAAAGGGTTAATTTCACGGAACTGAATTTGCATTGTGCTGGAATATCTCTATTATTGTCTCTAAGAATTAGCATATCAGGGTAAGAAATGGGGAGACGCGAGGAATCGCGTCTGTATAAGACTATTCCCCATTCTCAATCAACCACCTAAATTATTGAGGTTGTTAAAGGTATTGTTGCGTTCACGTTCAATTTGTCTCACCAAATCGGCGGGAAGTTGGGATCTTTTAGTTAAAGCTTTGTCAAAATTAACCACAGCTTCTTGGATTATTGACTGACTTTTCGCTTTTTCTCCCTGTTTTCTAAGAATTTGAGCTTTGAGATAATATAACTCTGGGTTCTCAGATGTGGTTTTTAAAGCACTGTTCACATATTCCAAAGCCTGAGAATACTGTTTTAAATCGCGATAAGCAAGGGCTATACCCCTATGCGCCAAGTATTGAGGCGCAGCATTTGCTTTTAACCTCGCAATCGCATCATCAGGATTAGCAAAGGGTAAATTCACAGCTAGCATCAAATCCATGTAGCCTTTGAGCAAATTCAATTCTGGATCTTGAGGTGCGATCGCTTCGGCTCTGTCTAAATGTTGATAAACTTGCCGTAGGCGAGTTAAAGCTTGGGGCGCACCTTTGAGTGTACCCTCACGGGTGAGAATGGTTGCTCCTTCAAAAAAATGTCCCACAGCAGTGTATATATTACCACGTAGTTTGTCTGTAGCAATCAGCTTTTCTCCAGCTTCAAGAGTTTTTTTGCTGTAAGTATCCAGTGTAGCCAAGTCTTTATTTGCATAAGCTAAAGATGCTTTCATCGCATAGGCTAAAGGCTCATTTGCTTCGGTGGATATTGCTTTTTGTAAATAACTTTCGGCTGCTGGATAATCACCGTTTTGGAAAACCGCTTTAAAAGCTGCTGCTGTATTGTCTCCAATGTTACGAGCTTCATTAGTGCGGAAAGGATCGCCAGCCAGAGAAGGATAAACCCACAAATTAAGTGCAAGTGCAGTTACAAAAGTCCTCTGAGCCAGCTTAGAGACTTTAGCCAACCCCATAGATTTCGCAGTAGAAAACCGTTTATTCATTGTCACCCTTCAAAAAATTGCAGTTAAAATTATTGCAAGTGTTACTTAGAATGCCAAAAAAAGTTAACTATAATTTGTGTCGGTTTCAGCCCAAATATTCTACACAAGTTGACTGCGATTATGTTGGCAGGTTTCCATTTTTGTTGCCTTTGTTCAAGGTAAAATCTGCCACAATAGAGAAAAGATCAAGGTAGCTTTTTGCAGTTAGTATCAGATTTTCGCCAAAAAAAACTCGTAATTTGCGAAATTTAATTTTCTAGTTACTCTTAGGAATAATCAGCCAACTTTTTCATAGTCCTCACAAATGCTCTATATCAGAAATCTAACTTATCATCCCACAGCCAGCCCAGCAGAGATTCTCAAATCAATTAATCTAGAATTAGTCCCCCAGCAACTGGGTATGATTATTGGACCGAGTGGTTCAGGTAAAAGTACCTTACTAGAAATTTTATCTGGATTAGCCGAACCAACTTCAGGTTCACTTTTCTGGAGAGAACAAGAACTTATCCCTGAACAGTTACAACAATTGGCTGGATTAGTATTTCAGTTCCCCGAAAGGCACTTTTGTGGTGGTACGATTTTAGAAGAATTGCGTTTAGGACATCCGGAATTAGGCTCAGAGCGAGTCAGGGGAGCATTAAGCGAGGTAGGATTAGAGCATTTATCACTTTCCGCCGCACCTCACGCTTTAAGTGGTGGACAGCAGAGGCGTTTGGCTTTAGCGGTACAATTAATTCGTCAGCCGAATTTACTGTTATTAGATGAACCCACAGCCGGGTTAGATTGGTCAATGCGTCGGCAACTGGTAAATTTATTAGCGAAACTGAAAAAAGATTGGACACTGTTAGTGGTGACTCATGATGCTGGGGATTTGTTGGCGATCGCCGACCGATGTTGGACACTGAACCACGGTGAACTACAATCAGTAGACCCAGCCATACTGAAAGCGAAAGCTCAAGAACCTGTGATCACCAATGACCAATGACCAATGACCAATGACCAATGACCAATGACTAACTTATTGCCAGAAATGGCGGAAATATGGCAACAAACCCTAAATTGGCAACCCGACGAACAACAGCAGCAAAAATTTCAGCAGTTGTATGAATTAATTGTACTAGGTAATCAACAGTTAAATTTAACTCGCATTACCGACCCCCAAGATTTTTGGGAAAAACATCTTTGGGATTCCTTGCGAGGAATTGCACCACAAGGGCAATTTATCCCCTCTCTCTCAGAAAATGCTTCTATAATTGATATCGGCACAGGTGCGGGTTTTCCCGGAATTCCCGTAGCAATTACCGTGCCTAATTGTACAATAACTCTGCTAGATTCCACCCGCAAAAAAATTAACTTTATTAACGAAACCTTGACACAATTAACTCTGAGCAATGCCAAAACTTTAGTTGGAAGAGCCGAAGAAATAGGACATCATCCCCAGCACCGCAAAACCTACGATATAGCTTTAATTCGCGCAGTTAGTAATGCGGCTGTCTGTGCAGAATATACTTTACCATTGCTCAAACACGGTGGTTTAGCTGTAATTTATCGCGGTAATTGGACAGAAGAAGAAACTAAATCTTTGCAAAATGCTGTTAACCAATTGGGTGGAATAATTGAATCTTTAGAACAATTTACAACACCTTTAACTAACAGCATTCGTCATTGCTTGTACTTGCGAAAAGTAGTAAATACTCCAGCTAGTTTTCCTCGTGGTGCGGGTGTAGCAACGCAAAAGCCTTTGTCCTAAAACCTCACCCCAACCCTCTGGTTACAAAGGAGAGGGTTGGGGTGAGGTTTTATAGATTATTTCATCAGTAATTTAAAATATTTATAGTAATCCTATTTTATTTGTGATAGTTGGCTTGGTGTAGCCATCAATGTATTTTTTAATGGAACCACAGAGACACAGAGGACACAGAGAGATTACAAAGACAGGTGTTAACGAATGATTTGGGACTGCTAAAGTTATGGTTTTTGAGTGATTGATTGTACTAAATTTTGCAGGTTACTGGCGGTTTTTTCTGGTTTTCCATCTATGGGAAATACTAAAACACTTTTTATTTGTGGGTTATTAATTATTGCCTCTAATCGATGAAATTGGTTGTCACTAATGCCAATTCCATCAACATTTCTCACATATTTTAATTCTTCTTGGTAATTGTCATCATTATAAACTTGAATAAACACTCTATCAACGTTCCAGTTTGGCCAATCTGCTGCAAAATATCTTTTAGCCCAATAAGGATTATGATGAGAAATATCAAAACTAACGTTTGGGTTAGCCTGTTTAATTCCACTCACCATTTGTTGGACAAATTTTGTTAAGTTAGCGGTACGGTCTACTTGTCCTGGTAGTTCAGCGTGGTAGCCTAAATAATCATCCCATTGCACGGCATCGATTTGGGGGTATTTGGTGACAAATTCCACTGAGATATCTTTAAAGAAATTAGCAACTTCTGGTATTTCTACATCTAAAACATAATGTTCAATGTTGGAGTATGTTCTATCTACACCAGGAACTACCCATCGGCGCGCGATCGCTAAATCAAAAATTGGACTATTTTTATCGATTTTAATGCCTTTTTCAAAGTAAGCATGGACTTCCATTCCTTGCTTATGCGCTTCATCAATTAACCAATCTAACCATTTATCTTGAAACTTATTAGGACAACTTTTAAACCCTAATTTATTTTGCATGACATCGCTGTTATACATTGTACAACCATTACCCCAAACGCCATGAATTATGGTGTTAAATCCTTGGGAACGATATTGGCGAACTCGTTGACGAATGGTTTTTTCGTTAGCATTATTAGTAATATAGTAACGACTGAAATAAATACCTCTAATTACTTTTTTATCCCAAGGATTTTGAGGTAATGTTGTTTTTTGAATAGGGGTTGTTGGTGGTAAAGCCGATTTTGGTTTAGTATCAGGATTGACTGTGTTTGATGGGGTAGGAGTTGGGGTAGGAGTGGGAGTGGGAATTGGAGTGGAAATGGGGGTAGGGGTAGGAGTTGGGGTAGGAGTGGGAGTGGGAATTGGAGTGGAAATGGGAGTGAGAGTGGTATTCAAAATTGGTATAGTTATTTGCGGATTCTGAGATACAAGGTTAGTAAAAAGATTAGTGATCATATCTCGATTACCTTTCTGGCTCAACCACCATCCACCAAATCCTAAAATTATGAGAATTACTGATATGGGGATATTCGCGCATCCACACCCATTCGGCTCTTTTTTCTGTCCTGACATATTAATATGTTGAATCTATCCAATATCTAACATCAAGATACAGTGGTGGGATTCCGCAAAAACTCCTAATTGTGCGATCGCCTCCGACATCCCCGACCATACCCGTCTGCGTTCCCTGGTGCATCAGGCGTTTATACCACGCCTGATTGGGCAAATGCAAACCCGCATTCATCGCCTCGCCCATGAACTGATTGATCGCGCCCAAAGCAAAGGTAAAATGGATTTAATTCATGATTTTGCCTTGCCAATTCCAATGGTTGTGATCAGCGAAATGCTCGGCGTTGCTGAACAAGACCGAGCCGCTTTTCATCATTGGTCAAGGGTGATGACCAGCACCAGTAAACCGATTGACGGTATTCTTGCTATCCCCTGCTTGTATCAACTTGTGAGGTTTCTGCGCCGACTTTTCCGCGAACATCGCCGAAATCCCCAAGATGACTTAACCAGCGCCCTGCTACAAGCTGAATCCGATGGCTCGAAATTATCGGAAGATGAATTAATTGCTATGGTGGCGCTTTTACTAACTGCTGGTCATGAAACCACAGTCAATGATATCTATGCTGGTTTGACCAAATTAGTTGATGTTTGAGAGTTGGTATTTTGTTGCATATTGGCGACAATTTCCACTGTGGTTATTTGTTGCTGTAACCAATTTGTAAAGAAGTCTCCCATGATTTGAAGCCGCAAGTTTTCATCTAATTCTGGTTTAATGATTTCCTCAACGGCGATGATATGCGCTCCTTTGGGTGTAATGATTGGTTTGAGAATTTGTGGGGGAGTTGCGGCAAAAACTGCGGCTGCAATCTCGGCTCTAAAGTCAATGCGGCGGCGGATTCCCTGATAACCACCTGCGCGCCGGGTTTCGGGATTTTGGATGTATTGACGAGCAATTTCTTGGAAGCTGATTTCGCCTTCTTGGAGGGCATAAAATAGCTCTAAGGCTAAATCTTCATCATCTAAAATAACTTCATAAGTTACTGCTCCAAAATATTTGGCTTGGTGTGCATAAAAGAATGGTTCGATTTGGTCTGCAAATAAATGATTGGCTAATTTGGAGGATGTGAGGTTGATTTTGGCTATTTCTTCTAAGTCATCTAGGGAAAGATGATGTTTTTCTAACCAACTCCAAGTGTCTTCTGCTTTGAGTAGTCGGTTCGCTAAACGAAGATTATCTGCGGCTGTTTGCAGTTCTTCTGTTGAGATTTCAATTCCGGCTTTGTCAGCGGCTTCTGCAATAATTTTTTGAGTGGCGATCGCCTCTAATATTCCAGGTATTTGGCAAGCCATCTTTATATAATAAATAATGTCTTCAGCCGAAATTTTTACAATATTTGACATAATTAAAATCCTCCACTTATTAACTAATTGAAATTAGTTTTTTGACCGTTGACAAGCAAGCGAGTATCTTCTTCACCATCTTTGCTTGATATATTGTTTAACGTCTCTATCTAATGATAGTTTTAATCTTTTAATTTACCCTCATTACAACTATTAGTTTTTGCAAATTTTCATGAAATAAAAAGAATGATAAACTTTACCCTATTCCAT
The window above is part of the Nodularia spumigena CCY9414 genome. Proteins encoded here:
- a CDS encoding cytochrome P450 translates to MQTRIHRLAHELIDRAQSKGKMDLIHDFALPIPMVVISEMLGVAEQDRAAFHHWSRVMTSTSKPIDGILAIPCLYQLVRFLRRLFREHRRNPQDDLTSALLQAESDGSKLSEDELIAMVALLLTAGHETTVNDIYAGLTKLVDV
- a CDS encoding Sll0314/Alr1548 family TPR repeat-containing protein; amino-acid sequence: MNKRFSTAKSMGLAKVSKLAQRTFVTALALNLWVYPSLAGDPFRTNEARNIGDNTAAAFKAVFQNGDYPAAESYLQKAISTEANEPLAYAMKASLAYANKDLATLDTYSKKTLEAGEKLIATDKLRGNIYTAVGHFFEGATILTREGTLKGAPQALTRLRQVYQHLDRAEAIAPQDPELNLLKGYMDLMLAVNLPFANPDDAIARLKANAAPQYLAHRGIALAYRDLKQYSQALEYVNSALKTTSENPELYYLKAQILRKQGEKAKSQSIIQEAVVNFDKALTKRSQLPADLVRQIERERNNTFNNLNNLGG
- a CDS encoding peptidylprolyl isomerase gives rise to the protein MSNIVKISAEDIIYYIKMACQIPGILEAIATQKIIAEAADKAGIEISTEELQTAADNLRLANRLLKAEDTWSWLEKHHLSLDDLEEIAKINLTSSKLANHLFADQIEPFFYAHQAKYFGAVTYEVILDDEDLALELFYALQEGEISFQEIARQYIQNPETRRAGGYQGIRRRIDFRAEIAAAVFAATPPQILKPIITPKGAHIIAVEEIIKPELDENLRLQIMGDFFTNWLQQQITTVEIVANMQQNTNSQTSTNLVKPA
- the rsmG gene encoding 16S rRNA (guanine(527)-N(7))-methyltransferase RsmG — translated: MTNLLPEMAEIWQQTLNWQPDEQQQQKFQQLYELIVLGNQQLNLTRITDPQDFWEKHLWDSLRGIAPQGQFIPSLSENASIIDIGTGAGFPGIPVAITVPNCTITLLDSTRKKINFINETLTQLTLSNAKTLVGRAEEIGHHPQHRKTYDIALIRAVSNAAVCAEYTLPLLKHGGLAVIYRGNWTEEETKSLQNAVNQLGGIIESLEQFTTPLTNSIRHCLYLRKVVNTPASFPRGAGVATQKPLS
- a CDS encoding ABC transporter ATP-binding protein translates to MLYIRNLTYHPTASPAEILKSINLELVPQQLGMIIGPSGSGKSTLLEILSGLAEPTSGSLFWREQELIPEQLQQLAGLVFQFPERHFCGGTILEELRLGHPELGSERVRGALSEVGLEHLSLSAAPHALSGGQQRRLALAVQLIRQPNLLLLDEPTAGLDWSMRRQLVNLLAKLKKDWTLLVVTHDAGDLLAIADRCWTLNHGELQSVDPAILKAKAQEPVITNDQ
- a CDS encoding DUF3531 family protein, whose amino-acid sequence is MQIQFREINPFDVWIWLKFTTIPSGREKQYIEEVFNSWFYLGKLGAFNAENLQVQETGLEISYMNYDPEGYDKSLLALMHNMGEFEYEGQWARCWFDMGTADAIALDILINALKQLNQEYVAIEELYIGGENEDWPVEDSENPNHSMYDN
- a CDS encoding family 10 glycosylhydrolase, whose translation is MSGQKKEPNGCGCANIPISVILIILGFGGWWLSQKGNRDMITNLFTNLVSQNPQITIPILNTTLTPISTPIPTPTPTPTPTPTPISTPIPTPTPTPTPTPSNTVNPDTKPKSALPPTTPIQKTTLPQNPWDKKVIRGIYFSRYYITNNANEKTIRQRVRQYRSQGFNTIIHGVWGNGCTMYNSDVMQNKLGFKSCPNKFQDKWLDWLIDEAHKQGMEVHAYFEKGIKIDKNSPIFDLAIARRWVVPGVDRTYSNIEHYVLDVEIPEVANFFKDISVEFVTKYPQIDAVQWDDYLGYHAELPGQVDRTANLTKFVQQMVSGIKQANPNVSFDISHHNPYWAKRYFAADWPNWNVDRVFIQVYNDDNYQEELKYVRNVDGIGISDNQFHRLEAIINNPQIKSVLVFPIDGKPEKTASNLQNLVQSITQKP
- a CDS encoding NUDIX hydrolase, which codes for MSKLGKIRLLALGLIRDSEYAKRTQSERIFVSQGYDSLKQESYYRALGGGVDFGETSQAALKREFQEEIQADLTNINYLGCIESIFICNGKQGHEIIQLYECDFVDSKFYQLESLIFSESKNHQHKALWVDISEFKSGKLRLVPEDFFAYL